A region of the Chryseobacterium cucumeris genome:
CATTGATCTGCTGGTCCTCCAATACCATCAACAAAATCACCAGTAAGATCAGGAGCTTCCATGCTGATAATCTTGTTAGAGTTATACCCCACATTCCCAAATACAGATAGTTTTGTATTCGCTTTTCTTAGTATGTGAACTCTTAGTGATCCTTCAACCCCTTTGTTATCCATAACGCCATTATTTCCTCTTAATGAACCTTGACCTGTAACATAAGTTACCGGAATAGAGTTAAATAATCTTGATGTTCTTTTTTGATAATAGTCAAAAGTACCTTCTACCAACCCTTTATAGTTGAAATCTACTCCTAAATCGAGTTGCTTTACTTCTTCCCATTTTAGATTCTGGTTTCCAAGGTTTGCCAAATAATATCCAGGTAAGCTTTGGTAAGCCGGAGCTGTAGTAGGGTTCGGTCCATTATAATCTAAATATGAAGAAGGACCTACTGTTAATACATTGGTATTATTAGTAACTGTAAATAAGTTTTGGTTACCTGTTGTTCCGAGTGAAGCTCTTAGTTTCAATAAATTGAACCCAGATCCTTCCATAAAGTTTTCTTTATCAATATTCCATCTTCCTGCTACTGACCAGAAAGTTTCCCATCTGTTATCTTTAGGGAATCTGTATGATCCATCTCTTCTTATCACCCCAGACACACCATATTTTCCTTGGTAGTCATAATCTACAGTTCCAAAATAAGCCAGCGTTCCTGCAGTAACCTTCAATGCACTTGCAGAAGGACGGTAGATATTTGGTGTAGCAGGGTTAAAAGGAACATATCCGGTTCCTGCACCGAATTCCCAAACTAAAGGATCAAGACCGTTCTGCTGTTGAGTATAACTTTGCCAGTTTACTTTAATATAATCTAGATAAGCAGCAGCAGTAATAGTATGATCACCAAATGAATGGTTATACGTAATATTTGTAGTAGTATTGAAAGTTAAATCGTTTACAGTATTAAATTGCTCAAATCCACCATATTTTGCCCCTTGTCCTGCAGCTACTACTAAAGATAAGTAACCGTTTGCAGCTCTTGCAAATTGTCTTTGATAATTTTTATAATCAACACCCGTTCTGTTTCCAATACTTAAATCTGATGTAAGTTTGTAATTACCACTTACGTTAGCTGTTAAGCTGGTTTCCGTAAACTGGTTTCTAATACCCCCCATGATGTTATCATAAAGAATATATGCTCCGTTTCCGTTACCACTAGCCTGTCCAATCTGATTGAATAACCCTAAACCATTGCTAAATGTTGGCGCTGCTAAATATGGAGCGGAAAGCACTGTTCCAAATAAAGGATTCTGTACAGTGTTTGCATTAATATTAGCATTAGTTTCATCATCTAACTGATTCCTTTTTGAAAATCCCAGACCTATGATTGCACCGAAGGTTAACTTTCCATCGCTACTTTTCCCATTAAGATTATTTCTAAGCGTAAATCTTTTGAAATCAGTTCCACGAATGTTACCTTCACTATCTACATAACCTAAAGAAACAAAGTTGCTTATATTTTCTCCACCTGCACTAATTGACAACGTATGCTGTTGGCTCATCCCAACTCTTGAAAACAGATCTCTCCAGTCTGTATTCGTAGTGAAATTATTTATATCATTTTGAGACATTGTAGCTCCTTTTCCACCTCCCGCATTCTTCTGAACCTGTAATAATTCTCTTCCGGAAGACATGTTATAATCCGTTTTTGGCAAAACAGAAAAAGAAGTTAATGCATCATAGGAAATTCTAAGCTTTGAGTTAAACTTACCACCTTTAGTAGTGATTACAACAACCCCGTTAGCAGCTCTATTTCCATAAATTGCAGTAGCCTGTGCATCTTTTAGAATACTAAATGTATCAATATCATTAGGGTTTAAGTTTCTAAACTGTGACCCGGATGTAATGATACCATCAATAACATATAACGGATCCGTAGAACCATTTAAAGAACTAAGTCCTCTGATAATAATATTAAACTTACCAGATCCCGGAGATCCAGATGCTGAGTTCGCTACTATACCTGGAGCTGTACCCTGTATAGAGTTAAGAACAGAAATATTTGGTCTGTTCTCTAATGTTTCAGACCCAATGGTTACCGAAGAAGCACTAGATTTAGCTTTCGTAGATGTTTTGCTATAACCTAACACAACAATCTCTTCAATCTTCTGTTCTTTGTCTTTTTTAGAACCTGTCGTGTCTTTTTGAGCAAATACCATCTGCCCTGTGAAAAATAACACACCGGCTGTCAGTACACGTAATTTAACATTCATATTAACAAATTTTAATATATTTAATGGGCAAATATGTTAATAAATATTAACATCTACAAATCAAACCTATGATTAAACTACGTTTTTTTTAGGTATTTGATTTAAACTTTACAGAAATCAAATATGATTTCATAATTAAAGATATTTTTTATTAGACAAAAAATATTTTTTTTACACTTTATACACACTTTAACAAACAATTAATAATTAAAAAAAAATTATTTAGATTAATTATAAATTACTTTAACAAAAAAAAATAATTACACATTCTAAAAAAGTGGTTTTCACACTTTTATGATATAAATCCTGAATTCTATTTTATAAGTTTATATCCGAACTGTCATTGTAATTTTGAATACATCAGCATGGTAGTAATTATAACATTTTTAACATATTTTTAAAGTACTTTATAACTTCTTCATGTTAAGAATCTATCTCCATTTATTTTAAGTATACTTCCTATAATTTTCAGAGAAAAGAGTTATTCGGCTAATGAGTGCTTCTCAGCAAATCGTTGGTAAAAAAACTAATCTAAAAAAGACAGAGGCAAAAAGCTATAAAATATTCAAGTTAACACAGACCATTGACAAGTTATCCGTTTTGTAAGTCAAATAGATCGTAGTTGTATTCTTTGCTCTACCTCGACAATCATCGATTTGCCTTCTCTCAACGCTGTTTATATAAAAACAGCTTATTAACATATACAAAGTAATTAAATTAACAAATCAGAACAAAAGATTACAGCATTCATGTTTTTTTATTAACTTTACCAATAATAACCTGTTAATTATAGTAAATAATGAGCAATAACTTAAAAATGAAAAAAATATTACTGGGAGCTTTATTCTTACCATTTGTATTTGTAGACGCTCAACAGTCTTTAAATATTAATAATGTAACTGGGAGTCAATCCGTCTTTGAAAATGTAGTTTCAGGAACAGGAGCCCCCGTAAAATATGAAGATATACAAGGGTCTCCTTATCAGTCACCGCTTTTTCAAAAAGCGTCTGTTGGAGAAAAATATGGTAATATCGAGGTAAGATATAATGCTTACACTGATGACATAGAGTTTTTAAACAATGGGAAAACAGAGGTTTTACCTAAACAAGATGATTTTTCCAGAATTGAAGTACTTCCATCTAAACAAGTCTTTGTATACTTAAAAAACAGTTCAGAGCCCAAAGGCTATCTTATCGAAATAGTAAAGGGTAGAAATTCAGTATACAAAAAGGAAAAAGTTATTTTTAAGGATGCCGCTCCCGCTCCTAATACCTATCAAACTGGTAAACCTGCCATGTTTGTAAAACAAGATCCTGTTTACTATATAAAAACAACTTCTGGAAATATAAGTAAAGTATCGTCGTTAAAAAAAATAACGAATCTATTTCCAGAAAAAGAAAAAGAGTATAATATGTACATTAAATCTAATAATTTAAAATTCAACGATAGTGATATAGCTAAACTGGTGAATTTTATCAATCAATAATTATATATTTAATTACTTTTAAATTTTATAAAAATCCGAGTACATTTAAATTGTACTCGGATTTTTATATATTGAGTACTCTATTACATTTTAACAACCATTGATAATAAAAGAAAAAACCATCTCAGAAATAGAGATGGTTTTTTTATTACTCATGATCAATAGTTTGTGACCAACATAATTTATTATTTCAGTTTTTTCTTAACCGCTACTTCTTCGTAAACTTCAAGAATATCTCCGATTTCAATATCATTATAACCTTTAAGGTTCAGACCACATTCGTAACCTTTTGTTACTTCCTTCACATCATCTTTGAAACGTTTCAAACTTTCCAGTTCTCCATCGAATTTAACAATACCGTCTCTTAGCAAACGTACTTTAGACTGTCTTGTTACTTTTCCGGTAAGAACCATACAACCTGCAATTGTTCCTACTTTAGAAATCTTGAATACCTCACGGATTTCAACATTACCAATCACCTGTTCCTGAATTTCCGGAGAAAGCATTCCCTCCATCGCTTCTTTTACTTCATCGATTGCTTTATAGATTACAGAGTAAGTTCTGATCTCAATTTCCTCACGATCGGCAAGTTCTTTTGCATTGGCACCCGCTCTTACATTGAATCCAATGATAATCGCATCTGATGCTGCGGCTAAGTTGATATCAGATTCAGTGATCTGCCCAACACCTGAGTGAAGAATCTTAACACTGATTTCTTCTGTTGATAATCTTTGTAACTGATCAGAAAGAGCTTCTACAGAACCATCCACGTCTCCTTTAAGGATAATGTTCAATTCTTTGAATTCTCCTAAAGCAATACGTCTACCCAATTCCTCAAGGGTTGTATGCTTCTTGGTTCTGATCGATAATTCCCTCTGCAGCTGTTCTCTCTTATTGGCAATAGCTTTACCTTCACTTTCATCAGCATATACGCGGAATTTATCACCTGCAGTAGGCGCTCCGTCCAAACCTAAAATTGTTGCAGGAATTGATGGCCCTGCTTCTTTTAGATTTTTACCTCTTTCATCAAGCAAAGCTTTTACTTTACCGTGATTTTTACCCGCTACTACATAATCACCTACTCTTAAAGTTCCGGTCTGTACCAACATTGTTGCTACATAACCTCTACCTTTATCTAAAGATGCTTCAATAACAACTCCGTTTGCTGCACGGTCAGGATTTGCTTTCAACTCAAGCATTTCAGCCTGTAGTAAAACTTTTTCCAACAATACATCTACGTTATTACCGAATTTAGCTGAGATCTCCTGTGCCTGAACATTCCCACCCCATTCTTCTACTAAAACTGGTGGATTTAATCCTGATAACTGCTGACGGATGTTGTCCGGGTTTGCATTCGGCTTATCCACTTTGTTGATAGCAATAATCATTGGTACTCCTGCAGCCTGTGCGTGAGCAATTGCTTCTTTTGTTTGTGGCATTACATCATCATCGGCAGCAATTACGATAATTGCAATATCCGTGATCTGCGCCCCTCTTGCTCTCATCGCTGTAAAGGCTTCGTGACCTGGTGTATCTAAGAAAGTAATTCTCTGACCATTTTCCAGCTTCACATTATAAGCACCGATGTGCTGAGTAATTCCTCCTGATTCACCAGCAATTACGTTGGTTTTTCTGATGTAATCCAATAATGAAGTTTTACCGTGGTCAACGTGTCCCATTACAGTAACTACAGGAGCTCTCTGCAATAAGCTTTCTTCAGTATCCACTTCATCTTCAGCATCTGTATCTTCAAGATCAGCATCTGAGAATTCGATTTTATAACCGAATTCATCTGCTACTAATAATAAGGTATCCGCTTCAAGTCTCTGGTTCATGGTAACCATTACCCCTAATGAGAAACAAGCAGAGATTACTTCAGTTGGAGAAACATTCATCAAACTTGCCAATTCACCTACTGTGATGAATTCTGTTACTTTAAGAGTTCTGTCTTGTGCTTCAAGCTCCTGCTGGCGCTCATCCTGCTCTCTACGGAAAGTTCTTTTGTCTTTTCTGTGTTTTGCAGATTTAGATTTTCCTCCTTTATTAGTAAGTTTTTCTAATGTTTCTTTGATCTGGTTTTTAACCTGCTCATCGGTTAATTCAACTGGCATAACTCTTTGCCCTGGTCTGTTGTTCTGACCTCCTTTTTTGAAGCCACCACCTTGACCCTGACGGTTTCCACCACCCTGGTTATTTCCAAAACGGTTTCCACCCTGGCCACCCTGACCTTGAGGACGGTTTCCTTGTCCGCCCTGACCTTGACGGTTTCCGCCTTGTCCACCGTTATTATTCTGACGGTTTCCCTGGCCCTGACCACCTTGGTTATTATTTCCTGAGTTTTGATTATTCCCCTGACCTTGTTGGTTATTCTGACCAGGTTTTTCAATTCTCTTTCTTTTCTTTTTTGCTCCGGCACCCGGCTTCGGCGCAAACTGAGTCAAGTCGATCTTTTCCCCAACGATTTTAGGACCGTCAAGTTTTTGATATACTGTCTCAATTTTCTGTGGTTCCTGAGATTCAGGCTCAGCCTCTGTTTTTGGAGTTTCCACTTTTTTCTCCTCTGCAACCACTGGTTTTGGAGTTTCTTTTACTGTTTCCACAGGTTTAACTTCTTCTTTTTTCTCCTCCATTTTTGGTTTGTCTTTTTTCACAGGTCTGTTTCTAGATTCTATTTGAGACAAATCAATTTTATCCAAAACTTTAAATTCCTGCTTTTCAGGCGCTGCTTTAACTTCCGGTTGTTCTTCTTTCACGATTTCTTCTTTCTTTTCTTCAACCGGTGTCGCAACAGGAGCCACAGGAACTGCAGGAGCTGCAGGAGCCTCTTCAGCTTCAGGCTTCTTAGGTTCCAAATCTATTTTACCTAAAATTCTAGTTTCTGGTTTATTTGCTTTAGCTCTTATCACTTCAGGGGTTTTCTTTTCTTCAATTTCCAGTTTTTCTTCCGGAACTTTAGTGATCACCACCTCATGGGAAGCCTTTCTTTGTTCGCCGTCTTTAGCAAACTCAGCCTCCAATGCAGAATATGCCGCTTCTTCCAATTGAGCGTTAGGATTGCTTTCAACCTCGAAACCCCTTGACTGTAAAAACTCTACTAATCTGGACATCGAAATGTTGAATTCCTTAACCGCTTTATTTAATCTAATTTTTGGCATTTATATTATTTACTGTTTTTAATTTTTAAAATTAAAGTATTTCTTTTTTACTGTTTATTAAAATTTATTTAAAATCTTAATCTTCAAATTCTTCTCTCAGAATACGTTTCACCTCTTCAATAGTTTCTTCTTCAAGGTCAACCATATTTAAAA
Encoded here:
- a CDS encoding SusC/RagA family TonB-linked outer membrane protein; this translates as MNVKLRVLTAGVLFFTGQMVFAQKDTTGSKKDKEQKIEEIVVLGYSKTSTKAKSSASSVTIGSETLENRPNISVLNSIQGTAPGIVANSASGSPGSGKFNIIIRGLSSLNGSTDPLYVIDGIITSGSQFRNLNPNDIDTFSILKDAQATAIYGNRAANGVVVITTKGGKFNSKLRISYDALTSFSVLPKTDYNMSSGRELLQVQKNAGGGKGATMSQNDINNFTTNTDWRDLFSRVGMSQQHTLSISAGGENISNFVSLGYVDSEGNIRGTDFKRFTLRNNLNGKSSDGKLTFGAIIGLGFSKRNQLDDETNANINANTVQNPLFGTVLSAPYLAAPTFSNGLGLFNQIGQASGNGNGAYILYDNIMGGIRNQFTETSLTANVSGNYKLTSDLSIGNRTGVDYKNYQRQFARAANGYLSLVVAAGQGAKYGGFEQFNTVNDLTFNTTTNITYNHSFGDHTITAAAYLDYIKVNWQSYTQQQNGLDPLVWEFGAGTGYVPFNPATPNIYRPSASALKVTAGTLAYFGTVDYDYQGKYGVSGVIRRDGSYRFPKDNRWETFWSVAGRWNIDKENFMEGSGFNLLKLRASLGTTGNQNLFTVTNNTNVLTVGPSSYLDYNGPNPTTAPAYQSLPGYYLANLGNQNLKWEEVKQLDLGVDFNYKGLVEGTFDYYQKRTSRLFNSIPVTYVTGQGSLRGNNGVMDNKGVEGSLRVHILRKANTKLSVFGNVGYNSNKIISMEAPDLTGDFVDGIGGPADQWQLYPYVGVNPANGEQLFLDINGNVTQTPTAGDRRLTGKSPMPKYTGGFGFNFQHDGFFVDALFSYQKGGYIYDNLYSWVMNPSYAASGLNVSADLLNAWTPNNTNATVPSLSAVNSTLEGSSDRFLFKSDFVRLKNVSVGYTFDKKALGNLPINSIKVFAQAENIYTFTGWKGFDVEPITTYSLNVYPNPKTYSVGVNVDF
- the infB gene encoding translation initiation factor IF-2; the encoded protein is MPKIRLNKAVKEFNISMSRLVEFLQSRGFEVESNPNAQLEEAAYSALEAEFAKDGEQRKASHEVVITKVPEEKLEIEEKKTPEVIRAKANKPETRILGKIDLEPKKPEAEEAPAAPAVPVAPVATPVEEKKEEIVKEEQPEVKAAPEKQEFKVLDKIDLSQIESRNRPVKKDKPKMEEKKEEVKPVETVKETPKPVVAEEKKVETPKTEAEPESQEPQKIETVYQKLDGPKIVGEKIDLTQFAPKPGAGAKKKRKRIEKPGQNNQQGQGNNQNSGNNNQGGQGQGNRQNNNGGQGGNRQGQGGQGNRPQGQGGQGGNRFGNNQGGGNRQGQGGGFKKGGQNNRPGQRVMPVELTDEQVKNQIKETLEKLTNKGGKSKSAKHRKDKRTFRREQDERQQELEAQDRTLKVTEFITVGELASLMNVSPTEVISACFSLGVMVTMNQRLEADTLLLVADEFGYKIEFSDADLEDTDAEDEVDTEESLLQRAPVVTVMGHVDHGKTSLLDYIRKTNVIAGESGGITQHIGAYNVKLENGQRITFLDTPGHEAFTAMRARGAQITDIAIIVIAADDDVMPQTKEAIAHAQAAGVPMIIAINKVDKPNANPDNIRQQLSGLNPPVLVEEWGGNVQAQEISAKFGNNVDVLLEKVLLQAEMLELKANPDRAANGVVIEASLDKGRGYVATMLVQTGTLRVGDYVVAGKNHGKVKALLDERGKNLKEAGPSIPATILGLDGAPTAGDKFRVYADESEGKAIANKREQLQRELSIRTKKHTTLEELGRRIALGEFKELNIILKGDVDGSVEALSDQLQRLSTEEISVKILHSGVGQITESDINLAAASDAIIIGFNVRAGANAKELADREEIEIRTYSVIYKAIDEVKEAMEGMLSPEIQEQVIGNVEIREVFKISKVGTIAGCMVLTGKVTRQSKVRLLRDGIVKFDGELESLKRFKDDVKEVTKGYECGLNLKGYNDIEIGDILEVYEEVAVKKKLK